AACTTCAGGCGGCGCGTAACGATGCGTTGTATTGGAGACAACGTTATGATGATTTATTGAACCACTGCCataccagcagcagcagcagaaaaccTCGTGCTACTCATATCAGCCCTATACGCCGGCGGAGCCTCACACCAACATTAGAAGGCGTGTTGGTAGCTCGAAGTCCATCTGCGCGTGCACCGCCATCATCAGTTGCTACGTCACCGGGGCGTGGTGTTATTGTTAAACCCATACGTGGCGGCGGAAGCAAGTTGGAACACGCCTTTGcgtaaaggaagagaagtaGCCATCGCATGACATCCTTGAACAAATTACCGCTGAATTTAGTAATtcgaaagagaaggaaaataattgaTAATAAGGAAACAGCAGTGCGTTTGGTTAGGGACTATATAATGCTTACACAGATATACATGTGGGACGTGCGCCAGTGTATTTTGTCTTGTTCGGCggtttttttggggggggaaggaggcTTGACTGCGGTCTCAAAATCATTAAAACCGGTTGAGATTTGTTCGgtggatatatatatatatatatatatatgtttcaacccttatgtttctttttcaccttttttttcttttcatctgtCGTAAAGTTCGTATGCTGGACACGAGGTAAGAATAAGGTTCGTTACCCCTCAGTCAGTCTCTTTCCGTCtggctttgtttttctcatAGCCATTTTTACCTTGTTTCTATTACTGTTCTTGCAAACACATTATTTTTTACACACataccaaaagaaaaagaaagatggagaagagagaaacgaaacagaaaagggaagcagCCGCAACCTACTCCACTGTTTATCCGTGTGCTGTACCCCCTCCCTTAAATTTAAATCATCTTTTGCATTGGCGTGTGAATGGAATGTGATGGGTGGTGGTGTCTAGATTTTGTTCAatgtgcctttttttttttaaatttcttcGCTGTTGTTGTACACTAAGTGATGCAAAGggcatttgttttttgttttttttacccccAAACTCACGGGGATTTTCCTTATTTGTGCAGACTTCGTTATTTAGATGCGACGAAGTGGAGCGTCCGCAATGGGATATGGAAGTATGCCCTCTTGCATAACTTTCATTCCCCTGTATTTATTgtaactttaaaaaaaaaacttctgtCAAGGAACTGTGGTTGAACAAGTAAAATGTAtgattttcttgtttttaaaGTGTGTAGGAAGGTGTGAGCCAGTAACAGCACAAACACTTTAAATTCCTCATTGAATCTCTGGAGAGGGTTAGAGCTGTGTTTTCAACGCAGTTATTTTCCTCATGGATTCGTTTCAGTTCGATTTTTGTATTAATTAGTTTGCGGTcgggtggtgtgtgtgtgtgtatgtgatTCGGCGGTGAAAGTTTGAGAGTTGGTGGAGATGGTGGCAAGTACGAGGAATGattcaaataaataaaaaacagtGCAACTGAAGGTGAAAGGAAATGGGCATGCAAAGGAGTCATGAGTCTGTGGTGCGCTGCACTGTTTCACCATATCCAGTGGGGAGTTATcacgtttaaaaaaaaacatagatTGTTtaatatacacacacacatatatatatatatatatatatatgctttctctctcacacacacacactattTTCCTCTTATTTTGAGTATTTCACAATCCCACAAATGCCCAGATGAAATAGAACCAAGGCATCTATACCCATTATTTGCATGCGCGCACTCTCCTTCTTTGCTCATCTGTCGTTGCTCCCCCCACGTTACTGTGTTGATCAAACGCCAAATAACTTCTTACTCAtcgcttttgcttttctcaTCGCTTCCCTGCGTTATAAACAGTCGGGGTGTGAAGAGTTGTTTACAGCGTCTCGAACAGagcgaaaaggaaagaagggagaaaaggagaagtgtgcgtgtgtgtaacATATGCAGTATCGTGAGTATCGCGTGCATCATGCCGC
This region of Trypanosoma brucei brucei TREU927 chromosome 1, complete sequence genomic DNA includes:
- a CDS encoding hypothetical protein, unlikely (GPI-Anchor Signal predicted for Tb927.1.1360 by DGPI v2.04 with cleavage site probability 0.696 near 83), producing MFQPLCFFFTFFFFSSVVKFVCWTRGKNKVRYPSVSLFPSGFVFLIAIFTLFLLLFLQTHYFLHTYQKKKKDGEERNETEKGSSRNLLHCLSVCCTPSLKFKSSFALACEWNVMGGGV